From the genome of Uranotaenia lowii strain MFRU-FL chromosome 1, ASM2978415v1, whole genome shotgun sequence, one region includes:
- the LOC129760828 gene encoding uncharacterized protein LOC129760828, with the protein MSATERKLRSLKARRRSLSASFLNISRFVDGFQEPRDTAEAPVRLEAVVEIWSEYAKVQSELETLDETPEALDKYLDQKTAFETAYYRVKGFLLQKCPPQATVQTPSHFTQPHNTHVKLPDVKLPVFCGNVENWLNFHDLFISLVHSSQELSSIQKFYYLRSSLSGEALKLVQTIPISATNYPVAWNLLSQHYQNSRMLKRTYVQALFDFPILRRESHNDLHSLVEKFEANVRILKQLGEATEHWDLLLIHLLASRLDPITRRDWEEHSSASETTTFKELTDFIQRRVNVLEQLSSKPPNESQSQPQSQSHYRRPNNTRSANHTSFPEPRMRKCIACPQDHSLFQCPSFTRLPLIEKTALAKRNRLCLNCFRRGHYARECPSDNCCKNCRSRHHTLLCPNTYTHTNSNPARTIANTPPVSAEQQSSSAPAPAPRINVAHSGITSTSTSCHSPTFDRSRVLLATAVVVVVDDVGNQHLARALLDSGSECCFATSRLYNLMKVRRTKVDVPIAGIGSSSTKVKFQFHAIVKSRTSDYTTTLSFLILPKVTIDLPTIDVNISQWPIPKNLQFADPDFYERHPIDLVLGAEIFFDIFSPPGHIYLGESLPSVVNSVFGWVVSGKTNSNAIIPQTNPKICHVATLKRLENQMQKFWLIDESAFPSSSYSPEESKCEEFFSRTVSRNSEGRYIVRLPVKRDVINQLGDNSKTAVRRFQLIENRLQKEPSLGEQYREFMTEYIRLGHMELVTECEHTTKQAYYLPHHPVIRDCSTTTKVRVVFDASSRSSTGVSLNNALMVGPTIQQDLRAIVMRSRMYQFVLIADIEKMYRQILVHPDDTPLQRIFWRSSPDQPIQTYELKTVTYGTASAPFLATRVLKQLAIDEAEGFPKAARVIREDVYMDDIFSGAQTVAEAVELRDQLVAMCLRTGFPLQKWASNDEAIMNGIPAERRALQQSISFDQDQTLKTLGIHWEPGTDILKFQIDLKTATDAKLTKRATLSCIAQLFDPLGLVGPILVTAKAFMQKLWTLKNENGSIWDWDQELPDYLKHEWANYHTQLPLLNGVRLERYVLLRKAVESELHIFSDASETAYGACAYIRSVDNQGKIKVVLLTSKSRIAPLKQVSIPRLELCGALLAAELYEKIRLSINIEMRVKFWTDSTVVLSWLRAIPSTWTNFVANRVSKIQTATEGCSWQHITGAENPADVISRGCLPSDILRNSLWWQGPDWLNQDKSSWPTPNVDIVTSTDFELRKSAIVSSSANIEPSFIDDLLKQFENFHALIRFTAYALRLSTNFRLPQSERRFQWLTTDELRTAEHTIVRLIQQQHFPDEWRRLKKGEPVSSSSKLKWFYPILSQRDDVMRIGGRIDRSAQPYESKHQIILPGSHPFTVLLLRSYHHRLLHASPQLLINMVRLKYWILGVRSAARKVVHQCIACVRARPQLIEQLMAELPASRVSPTRPFSVIGIDYWGPIQIKPRHRRDAPGKAYVAVFVCFSTKSVHLELVVDLTTAKFLQAFRRFVSRRGLCAHVYTDNGRNFVGAANELRRFLRSNDYKSHLAKECSENGIQWHFNPPRGSHFGGLWEAAINSAQKHFVRVLGNHLLPFDEMETLLVQIEGCLNSRPITPLSDDPTDLEPLTTGHFLVQSALKAVPDDDFLSVPTNRLTQIQLTQKLAQDIWKRWHVEYLATLQTRSKWCKAPVKIELNRLVLIKDENLPSTQWATGRIHKLHPGADGVTRVVTLQTAKGSIDRPVAKLCLLPIASMDGDMNEGENSSISNEIENGNQHE; encoded by the coding sequence ATGTCGGCCACCGAGCGAAAACTGCGCAGCCTAAAAGCCCGTCGGCGCAGTTTATCAGCATCCTTCCTCAACATCAGCAGATTCGTCGATGGTTTCCAAGAACCCCGAGACACCGCAGAGGCACCAGTCCGACTAGAAGCAGTCGTCGAAATCTGGTCCGAGTACGCGAAGGTCCAGTCTGAGTTGGAAACCCTGGACGAAACACCTGAAGCACTAGATAAGTACCTCGATCAAAAAACTGCCTTTGAAACAGCATACTACAGGGTAAAGGGATTCCTACTGCAAAAATGCCCTCCACAAGCCACAGTACAAACACCATCTCACTTCACACAGCCCCATAACACGCATGTTAAATTACCCGATGTGAAACTGCCCGTATTTTGTGGAAATGTTGAGAACTGGCTCAATTTCCATGATTTGTTTATTTCACTCGTCCACTCGTCGCAAGAATTATCTAGCATTCAAAAGTTTTATTACTTGCGCTCATCACTATCAGGAGAAGCACTAAAACTTGTTCAAACTATCCCGATATCCGCCACTAATTATCCCGTTGCTTGGAATTTGTTATCACAACATTACCAAAATTCCCGTATGCTAAAAAGAACTTATGTTCAAGCACTTTTCGACTTCCCGATATTGCGCCGAGAATCACATAATGATTTACATTCGTTGGTCGAAAAATTCGAAGCCAACGTACGCATTCTAAAGCAGCTAGGGGAAGCCACCGAACATTGGGACCTTTTGTTGATCCATCTTCTCGCTAGCCGTTTAGATCCCATCACCCGTCGGGATTGGGAAGAACATTCGTCCGCTTCAGAAACCACTACTTTTAAAGAACTTACCGATTTCATCCAGCGCCGAGTAAATGTTCTCGAACAATTGTCGTCCAAGCCACCAAATGAATCCCAATCCCAACCCCAATCACAATCACATTATCGTCGTCCCAATAACACCCGTTCAGCCAACCACACTTCATTCCCAGAGCCCAGAATGCGAAAATGTATCGCTTGTCCCCAAGACCACAGCCTTTTCCAATGCCCCAGTTTCACAAGATTACCACTGATTGAAAAAACTGCACTCGCGAAACGAAACCGGCTATGTTTAAATTGTTTCCGACGAGGACACTATGCGCGCGAATGTCCGTCGGATAACTGCTGCAAAAATTGCCGATCCAGACATCACACGCTTCTCTGCCCCAACACATATACCCACACCAATTCAAACCCCGCTAGAACAATCGCCAACACACCACCGGTCAGCGCCGAACAACAATCGTCGTCAGCTCCAGCTCCTGCTCCGAGAATCAACGTAGCTCACTCCGGGATCACCAGCACCAGCACCAGTTGCCACTCACCAACCTTCGATCGATCCCGAGTACTTTTAGCCACGGCCGTTGTGGTGGTAGTCGATGACGTAGGGAACCAACATCTAGCTCGTGCCTTGCTGGATTCTGGCAGCGAATGTTGTTTTGCCACCAGTCGCTTGTACAACCTCATGAAGGTCAGAAGAACCAAGGTTGATGTTCCCATAGCAGGAATTGGCAGCTCATCGACGAAGGTTAAATTCCAATTTCATGCCATCGTAAAATCCCGCACATCAGATTACACAACAACACTTTCATTCCTTATTCTGCCAAAAGTTACTATCGATCTCCCAACTATTGATGTTAACATTTCCCAATGGCCCATACCCAAAAATCTACAATTCGCTGATCCCGACTTTTATGAACGACACCCTATTGATCTCGTGCTGGGAGCAGAgatatttttcgatattttttcacCCCCTGGGCATATCTACTTGGGTGAGTCGCTGCCGTCGGTAGTCAATTCCGTATTCGGATGGGTCGTCTCGGGGAAAACAAATTCCAATGCAATAATCCCACAAACCAACCCCAAGATTTGTCATGTTGCCACACTTAAGCGGTTGGAAAATCAAATGCAAAAGTTTTGGTTGATAGATGAAAGCGCATTCCCATCATCATCTTATTCCCCCGAAGAAAGCAAGTGCGAAGAATTTTTCTCCCGCACCGTTAGTCGCAATTCCGAGGGCCGCTACATCGTTCGTTTGCCAGTGAAACGTGACGTCATCAATCAGCTGGGCGACAACTCCAAAACAGCTGTTCGTCGTTTCCAGTTGATAGAGAATCGACTGCAAAAGGAACCTTCGCTAGGAGAGCAATACAGGGAGTTCATGACGGAGTATATTCGGCTCGGTCACATGGAACTAGTGACCGAGTGCGAGCATACTACCAAACAGGCATACTATCTCCCTCACCATCCCGTTATCCGAGATTGCAGCACTACGACCAAGGTCCGTGTCGTATTCGATGCGTCAAGCCGATCTTCCACGGGTGTATCGCTCAACAATGCTCTGATGGTGGGCCCCACAATACAACAAGACTTGCGAGCGATCGTGATGCGCTCTCGAATGTaccagtttgttttgattgctgATATAGAAAAAATGTATCGGCAAATTCTCGTGCACCCCGATGACACCCCACTACAGAGAATCTTCTGGCGCTCATCTCCCGATCAACCGATACAGACGTACGAGCTCAAGACGGTGACGTATGGCACAGCTTCGGCTCCTTTCCTGGCAACCCGAGTTCTCAAACAGCTGGCCATCGATGAGGCGGAGGGTTTCCCGAAGGCAGCGAGGGTCATCAGAGAGGATGTTTACATGGACGATATCTTCTCCGGGGCACAGACGGTGGCAGAAGCAGTCGAGCTGCGAGACCAGCTGGTAGCGATGTGCCTCAGGACTGGCTTTCCGCTGCAGAAATGGGCTTCGAACGACGAAGCAATCATGAATGGGATTCCTGCTGAGCGACGGGCGCTTCAGCAGTCGATTAGTTTTGATCAAGACCAGACACTGAAAACTCTTGGGATACATTGGGAACCGGGCactgatattttgaaatttcaaattgatttgaaaactgCGACAGATGCGAAACTAACTAAAAGGGCAACTCTTTCTTGCATTGCGCAACTTTTCGACCCGTTGGGACTTGTGGGTCCAATTTTGGTTACGGCAAAGGCTTTCATGCAAAAACTCTGGACGTTAAAGAACGAAAATGGGTCAATTTGGGATTGGGATCAAGAATTGCCCGACTACCTTAAACATGAATGGGCCAACTATCATACTCAACTCCCCCTGCTAAACGGTGTTCGGCTAGAGAGGTACGTTCTCCTGCGCAAGGCAGTCGAGAGTGAGTTACACATTTTCTCGGACGCATCCGAAACAGCGTATGGTGCGTGCGCTTATATTCGATCTGTTGATAATCAAGGCAAAATTAAAGTGGTTCTCCTTACATCTAAGTCGAGAATCGCCCCCCTCAAGCAAGTTAGTATTCCCCGCCTAGAGCTTTGTGGCGCTCTTCTGGCAGCCGAACTTTACGAGAAGATTCGGCTATCGATAAATATTGAGATGCGTGTTAAATTTTGGACGGATTCGACAGTGGTACTGAGTTGGCTGAGGGCTATTCCATCAACTTGGACCAACTTTGTGGCAAATAGGGTTTCCAAAATTCAGACTGCGACGGAAGGATGCTCATGGCAGCACATAACCGGCGCAGAAAACCCAGCTGATGTCATTTCCCGAGGCTGTTTGCCGTCGGACATTCTTCGCAATTCCTTATGGTGGCAGGGACCAGATTGGCTGAACCAAGACAAGAGTTCTTGGCCCACTCCGAACGTTGATATCGTAACCAGCACTGATTTTGAATTGAGAAAATCCGCAATCGTTTCCTCTTCAGCGAACATAGAACCAAGCTTCATTGATGACCTCctgaaacaatttgaaaattttcatgcgCTTATACGCTTCACCGCATATGCGTTGCGCCTCAGCACGAATTTTCGTCTGCCACAGAGCGAGCGCAGATTCCAGTGGCTCACGACCGACGAATTGAGAACAGCAGAACACACGATTGTCCGACTTATCCAACAGCAGCATTTCCCCGACGAGTGGAGAAGGTTGAAAAAAGGCGAGCCGGTATCGAGTTCTTCGAAGCTGAAGTGGTTCTACCCAATACTTAGCCAGCGTGATGACGTCATGAGAATCGGTGGGAGAATTGATCGATCAGCACAACCGTACGAATCAAAACACCAGATAATTCTCCCAGGATCTCACCCCTTCACCGTTCTTTTGCTCCGCTCTTATCATCATCGTCTACTGCATGCTTCTCCCCAGCTGTTGATAAACATGGTCCGGCTCAAGTATTGGATTTTGGGTGTGAGATCAGCCGCTCGGAAAGTTGTCCACCAATGTATTGCCTGTGTGAGAGCGCGACCCCAGCTGATCGAACAGCTGATGGCCGAGTTACCAGCATCTAGAGTTTCTCCCACACGGCCGTTCTCTGTTATTGGTATCGACTACTGGGGACCGATTCAAATCAAACCACGACACCGAAGAGATGCTCCAGGCAAGGCATACGTGGCTGTGTTTGTCTGTTTTTCAACGAAGTCCGTCCACCTTGAACTTGTGGTGGACCTCACTACAGCCAAATTCCTCCAAGCGTTCCGGCGATTTGTGAGTCGTCGTGGTCTGTGTGCCCATGTTTACACGGACAACGGTCGCAATTTTGTTGGTGCGGCAAACGAGCTACGTAGGTTCCTCCGAAGCAACGACTACAAGAGTCATCTAGCCAAGGAATGCTCCGAGAATGGGATCCAATGGCATTTCAATCCACCGAGGGGATCTCATTTCGGAGGTTTATGGGAGGCAGCGATCAACTCGGCCCAGAAGCATTTCGTCCGTGTTTTGGGAAACCACTTGCTGCCCTTCGATGAAATGGAGACGCTTTTGGTGCAGATCGAAGGTTGTCTCAACTCTCGCCCTATCACCCCTCTGAGTGACGACCCCACTGACTTAGAGCCCCTCACCACTGGTCATTTTCTCGTCCAATCGGCGCTTAAGGCAGTGCCCGATGACGATTTTCTGTCGGTGCCTACCAACAGGCTGACTCAAATTCAACTTACCCAGAAGTTGGCGCAAGACATTTGGAAGAGATGGCATGTCGAATATTTGGCTACATTGCAAACTCGATCGAAATGGTGTAAGGCTCCCGTTAAAATCGAATTGAATCGTCTTGTTCTCATCAAGGATGAGAATCTCCCTTCCACACAATGGGCAACTGGCAGAATCCATAAGCTTCATCCCGGGGCTGATGGGGTGACTCGGGTGGTAACACTGCAGACAGCCAAAGGTTCCATCGACAGACCGGTTGCAAAGCTCTGTTTGCTGCCGATCGCATCAATGGATGGCGACATGAATGAAGGCGAGAATTCATCAATCAGCAACGAAATCGAGAATGGAAATCAGCATGAATGA
- the LOC129760836 gene encoding uncharacterized protein LOC129760836 has translation MSAKTKGQIECCVKCILAERKRGKPEGLLSPISKGEVPFETYHVDHLGPMDVIEKQYKYHFVIVDAFTKFVWIYPAKTTNGQEVIQKLRLQSELFGILDESSVTEVRRSHQVTSRSIVHRRTSIKSKLRPKYQEETAK, from the coding sequence atgagtgCGAAGACTAAAGGGCAGATTGAGTGTTGTGTGAAGTGTATTCTTGCGGAGAGAAAAAGAGGCAAACCCGAGGGATTGCTGAGTCCGATTTCGAAAGGCGAGGTACCGTTCGAAACCTATCACGTCGATCATCTTGGACCAATGGACGTGATAGAGAAGCAGTACAAGTACCATTTCGTGATTGTTGATGCCTTCACGAAGTTCGTGTGGATCTATCCGGCGAAAACGACGAATGGACAAGAAGTGATCCAAAAGTTGCGTTTGCAGAGTGAGCTGTTTGGAATCCTTGACGAATCATCAGTGACCGAGGTGCGGCGTTCACATCAAGTGACTTCAAGGAGTATTGTGCATCGCAGAACATCGATCAAATCGAAGTTACGACCGAAATACCAAGAGGAAACGGCCAAGTGA